In Microbulbifer pacificus, the genomic stretch TCGCGGCGGAAATTCCGCTGTGGTACCGGCAATTCCACCAGAGCTCCGCGCTTGAAGGCGTCTGTGAGGGACACCCGCGACAGGCAGCTGATGCCGAGACCGGCTTCCACGGCGCGCTTGATCGCCTCGGTGTGTTGCAGCTCCAGACGTATATTCAGTTCCGGCAGCAGCCCGGCCATGGCGCGCTCGAAGGTCTGACGTGTGCCGGAACCGGTTTCCCGCAGAATCCAGGTGGCCGCCTTCAGGTCGTCATCGCTGAGGTCAGGGCGTCTTGCCAGAGCGTGGTCCGGCGCACAGAACACTACCAGCTCGTCGCCCCGCCAGGGGATCATTTCCAGGTCGGTGTGATTGAGCTCCCCTTCAATCAGCCCCAGATCCAGCTCGAAATTGAGTACGCCCTGGGCGATGGTCGAGGTGTTGGCCACCTCCAGCTTTACGCGGGCACCGGGTTGCTCCTCCATATAGCGGGCCATGATGCCCGCGGCCAGATAGTTGCCGATGGTAAGGGTGGCGCCGATCTTGAGGCGGCCGAGATCGCCGTGGGCCAGCAGTGTGCCTTCCAGCTCCCGCGCCCGCTCCAGCAATTCTTCCGCGCGCGGCCACAGTTGCCTTCCCAGCTCGTTGAGTCGCAGACGCTTGCCGGTACGCTCGAACAGACGCAGGTCAAACTGCTGTTCGAACTCCTTCAGTGCTGTGGATGCGGCGGATTGGGACATGTTGAGACTTTCCGCTGCACGGCTCACGTTTTCGTGGTGGGCGCAGGCGAGAAAGACCTCCAGCTGTCGCAGTGAATAACGCATGGCAAAAGAAATTTCTTAATCACAAAAACAGATAACGAATATCGAAATATCCCATTTTGCTGATAGATATGCCAGCGCTAGAATTCTCCCAGCAAAAAGGTCAGGAATAAGTGGTTCTATACTTATGTCAAATTTGAATAAGGAGACGGTGCTCGAGGTCCATCACTGGAACGACACCCTGTTCAGCTTCAAAACCAGCCGCGATCCGGCGTTCCGCTTCGAAAACGGCCACTTCACCATGATCGGCCTGGAACAGCCGAACGGCCGTCCGCTGCTGCGCGCCTACTCCATTGCCAGCGCC encodes the following:
- a CDS encoding LysR family transcriptional regulator; its protein translation is MRYSLRQLEVFLACAHHENVSRAAESLNMSQSAASTALKEFEQQFDLRLFERTGKRLRLNELGRQLWPRAEELLERARELEGTLLAHGDLGRLKIGATLTIGNYLAAGIMARYMEEQPGARVKLEVANTSTIAQGVLNFELDLGLIEGELNHTDLEMIPWRGDELVVFCAPDHALARRPDLSDDDLKAATWILRETGSGTRQTFERAMAGLLPELNIRLELQHTEAIKRAVEAGLGISCLSRVSLTDAFKRGALVELPVPQRNFRREFYFALHRQKYRSAGIERWLELCRQMV